In the genome of Deinococcus seoulensis, one region contains:
- a CDS encoding VOC family protein: protein MLKHVSFLTRDLNATVAFYETLGAVTEKNLTTPEGYRRAVLRLGEGRLQFFQIPEQAPAPHPHWAEHIALHVTGLRALLPTLRASGVTVTRDLQPSPGGRDMAFVQDPDGRQVELLEG from the coding sequence ATGCTGAAACACGTCTCGTTCCTCACCCGCGACCTGAACGCCACCGTCGCCTTCTACGAAACCCTGGGCGCCGTCACCGAGAAGAACCTCACCACCCCCGAAGGCTACCGCCGCGCCGTCCTGCGCCTCGGCGAGGGCCGCCTCCAGTTCTTCCAGATCCCGGAACAGGCCCCCGCCCCGCACCCCCACTGGGCCGAACACATCGCCCTGCACGTCACCGGCCTGCGCGCCCTGCTGCCCACCCTGCGCGCCAGTGGCGTCACCGTCACCCGCGACCTGCAACCCAGCCCCGGCGGACGCGACATGGCCTTCGTACAGGACCCCGACGGAAGGCAGGTCGAACTGCTCGAAGGCTGA